Genomic window (Elstera cyanobacteriorum):
TAAAAATGCTCCGCGCGTAGAACTTGCACGTCCGACACGGTGACGATGCCGAAACCATCGCCCAGAATGCGCTGGCTGCCCTCCAAGATACGGTCGGCGATGACCGGGGTGCAGATGACGATGATTAAAACATTGCTGTTTTCGCCCAGGGCTTCCCGGCCCCGCTCGCCATGCCGCCCGCGCCCGATCAGGTCGCGGATGACCGTGTAGCCGGTGGCGCCCGTCGCATCGATCATCGCCAGCATCGGCGACAGATAGGCGCTTTCGACGATCAGCTCGATTTTCTTGCGGGGAAACGTTTGCATTGGCTCAAGCCCCCAAGGCCCAGCGGGCGACGGCAAAATAGAGCGGCACGCCCAAGGTGATATTGAACGGAAAGGTTACCGCTAAGGATAAGGTCATATAAATCGCAGGATCGGCTTTCGGCACGGCAAGGCGCATCGCGGCGGGAACGGCGATATAAGACGCCGAAGCACACAGCAGCATCAGCAGCGTCACCCCACCCAGGGATAGGCCGAGCAATAGCCCTGTGCCGAGGCCCGCCGCTGCCGCAACCGGCGGCATCATCAGGCCGAAAGCGATCAACCCCGCCTTGAGTTGTCGCAGGGCGGCACCCCGGCGGGCGACCGTGAGACCGATGTCGAGCAGAAAGAGGCAAAGGGCACCCTTAAAGAGATCAACGAAGAACGGTTTCACTTCTGCTTCGCCGCGCCCGCCGGTTAACCAGCCGATCAGCAAGCCGCCGATCAGCAGCATGACCGACCCGTTGAACAGCACCTCGCGCATCAGGTCGCCCCGATGGCGGTTGGTTTCGGTCGTACCGCGCTGCGCGAGGTAAATCCCGGTAACGATGGCGGGGGTTTCCATAATCGCCACCATGGCGACGATATAGCCCTCGTGCCCTATCCCCTGCTGGGTCAGGAAGGCTTGGGCCGACGCGAAGGTGACGATGCTGATCGACCCGTAATGGGCGGCGACCGCTGCGGCCGTTGGCCGATCCTGCCCCAGACCAAACCGCAGGAAGGCATAGGCAGGCAGGGGGAGCAGCAGGCTGAGCCCGGCCGCCGCCAACAGGGCTGGGGCCGCCGCCCAACCAACCCCACTCCCCGCTAAGCTCCAGCCGCCCTTAAGGCCGATGGCCAGCATGAGATAGAGCGATAGCCCTTTGGCGATGGGGGCGGGGACTTCCAGATCGGATTTCACCGCCCCGGCGATCAGCCCCAATACAAAGCATAGGATGAGCGGCGACAGCAGATTGGTTGCGGCAACATCAAGGATCATAATGTCCGTCAGCAGTCAGGGTTAAGCGGCCTCGTCGTCTTGCTGGCGGATATAAGTGATAAAATCGCGCACGTCAGCCCCGAGTTGTTCCGCCGGGGTCAGCAGCCCTTCGGCGGCCCACAAAACTTCAATCGCGCCGGAGCAGGATTTGATCGTGCCGAAGGTAACGGTGGAGATGGCATCCGTAACGCGGCTCATTTCAGTCGCGACGCCCTGGACGTTGCGGGTGATTTCGCCGGTCGTGGCCTCCTGCTCTTCCACCGCCGCAGCGACGATGGCGGCGATTTCGTTCACCTCGGCGATTGTCTTGCGGATGCGCGTCATGCCATCGACCGCGCCGGTGGTTTCATCGCGGATGCGGGCGATGCGTTGAGCAATATCCTCGGTTGCTCGTCCGGTTTGGGCGGCAAGGTTCTTTACCTCGCCCGCGACGACGGCAAAGCCCTTGCCCGCATCGCCCGCGCGCGCGGCCTCGATGGTGGCATTGAGGGCCAGCAGATTGGTTTGCGCCGCGATCTGATTAATAAGGTCAACCACCTGTCCGATTTCCGTCGCAGCTTCTGACAGGCGGCGGACCTGATCGGCGGCATTATCAACATCGGTCACGGCCTGCCGGGTGCAGGCGACGGAGCGGGTCATATTCTCGCCGATTTCCTGCACCGACTTCGACAGTTGCTCGACGGCGGCGGAAACGGTCTGCGCGCGTTCCAGCGTTGCATCCGCCGCGCCCGCGACTTGCAGCGTGCTGGTGGAGCCGGTTTCTTGGCGTTCGGCGGTATGTTCGGCCATCTGGCAAATCTCGCCCGCCGAATCGATCACCATATCAACGACGCCGATCACCGATTTTTCGAACGTGGTGGCGAGCTGGTTCATCCGGTCCTGCAAGGCCCGGCGGCTCTGGCGCTTGCTTTCGGCCTGCGCCCGCTCCAGCGCCGTTTTATCGATCGCCTGTTGTTTGAAGACGGCGAGGGCCTTGGCAATCGCCCCCACCTCGTCCGGGCGGTCGGCGCCGACCACCTCGGTCTCTAGATTGCCGTCCGCGATCTCCTGCATCGCTTCGGTGATGCGGTTGAGCGTGCGGCTGGTGCGGCGGGCGATGGCGAGTGCGACCAAGATAGCGACGGCAACGGCCCCGCCCAGCAGACCCAGGAAGCGGTTCGACCCTTCCTTGCGCTTCTGTTCGAGGGCGGTGATCGTGTTGCTGATCGCCGCCTCGCGCTCTTGAATGGCGGTTTCGAGCAGAGAGACGACGAAGGCATTCTGCTGTTCGGCATCGACCATCGATGAATCGAGGCCAAGGCCGCTGTTCTGGATCGTGCGGATGATGCTCTCCGCGATTTCCGTATAGGCCTTCTGTTCCTTGCGGATGGTATCGATCTGCCCCTGGGCATCGGCACTTAAGCCTTGGAAGGCGGCGAGTTTATCAAAGACCTCGGAAACGCCCTTCAGCTTGTCACTATATTCGGTGCTGATCTGGTTCAGCATGCTGTCCGGCATATTCGCCATTTTAAAGGAGACGAGGCGGAAGAGCGCCGCATGCGCCTGCTGCACCGCTGTCCCCGCCTGGGCATAGGCCCGGCTAACGCTCACCGCGTGAACGACTTCTGCGGTCGCCGCTTCGTCCTCCTTCACAAAGGACAAGAACACCCCTGCCATTGCCGCCATAAAGAGGGTGGCAAGAACAGGCGCAATTAACAACTTAGTCAGCAGGCTCCGCCGATCTAACCATTTCATCCCCAGTGCCCTCATGTACTCTGGAATTCCCCGGAAACCAGCCTACGCGCTTCCTTCTGTAACGGAAAGGACATCTCGCACGCGCACACGGCGGCCATGCGATAAAATTAAGGCGGTAGATGACTCTTTTGCTTGACGCGAGCGGGAGTGCTGCCTATTTTGCGCGCTCCCGAAGGTGTCGGTTCGTTACGGGTCGGATCATCGGGAAAGGTTTCATAGTGTCAAGCCGGGTGACAGCCTTGCTTGACCCGATCAGATGAAGCTGGAAAACGAGCCGACGGCGGTAACGCCTCGCCGCGTTTTTCTGCTGATTTTGGGGATCGCTTAGGGAAGGGCTCTGATGCCAACCATCAACCAGTTGATCCGTGCGCCGCGCCAAGCTCCGCGGACGCGCAACAAGGTTCCCGCGCTGGAAGCCTGCCCGCAGAAGCGTGGCGTGTGCACGCGCGTGTATACCACGACGCCGAAGAAGCCGAACTCGGCGCTGCGTAAGGTCGCCCGTGTGCGCCTGACCAACGGGTTCGAAGTGACCAGCTACATCCCGGGCGAAGGCCATAACCTTCAGGAACACTCTGTCGTGCTGATCCGCGGCGGTCGTGTGAAGGACTTGCCGGGCGTGCGCTATCACATCATTCGCGGCACGCTCGATACGCAGGGCGTGAAGGATCGTCGCCAGCGTCGTTCGAAGTACGGCGCGAAGCGTCCGAAGTAAGAGGGGTAGGGGTATGTCTCGTCGTAGGGCTGCTGTCCGCCGCGAAGTTCTGCCGGATGCGAAATTCGGTGACATCGTGCTGACCAAGTTCATGAATTGCCTGATGTATGATGGCAAGAAGTCGGCTGCCGAAGCCATCGTTTACGGTGCGCTCGATAAGGCTGAAAACCGCGCCAAGGCCGAAGGGTTGAAGGTGTTCCACGAAGCGCTCGGCAATGTCCGTCCGCTGGTGGAAGTTCGGTCGCGCCGCGTCGGCGGTGCCACCTATCAGGTGCCGGTGGAAGTCCGTCAGGACCGCGCCCAGGCGCTCGCAATCCGCTGGATCATCGATTCGGCGCGCAAGCGTTCGGAAACCACGATGATTGATCGTCTGTCCGGCGAACTGCTGGACGCGGCCAACAACCGTGGCTCGGCCGTGAAGAAGCGCGAAGATACGCACCGTATGGCGGAAGCCAACCGGGCCTTCTCGCACTATCGCTGGTAATCCAGTCGACCCGACAGGCGAAGGATCTGACTTATGGCTCGCACCACTCCGATCGAACGGTACCGCAATATCGGCATCATGGCTCACATTGATGCCGGTAAGACGACCACGACCGAGCGTGTCCTTTACTACACCGGTAAGTCCTACAAGATCGGCGAAGTGCACGAAGGCACCGCGACGATGGACTGGATGGAACAGGAACAGGAACGCGGCATTACGATTACATCGGCCGCGACGACCTGTTTCTGGAAGGATCACCGCATCAACATCATCGACACCCCGGGCCACGTCGACTTCACGATCGAAGTCGAACGCTCGCTGCGTGTGCTCGATGGTGCTTGCGCCGTGTTCGATTCGGTCGCTGGTGTCGAGCCGCAGTCGGAAACCGTTTGGCGTCAGGCCGACAAGTACAATGTTCCGCGCATCTGCTTCGTGAACAAGATGGACCGTATCGGTGCCAACTTCTTCCGGTGCGTCGATATGATGGTGGACCGTCTGGGTACCCGCCCGATGGTCATGCAGTTGCCGATTGGCGCTGAATCCGACTTCGTCGGCATGGTCGATCTCGTCAAGATGCAAGCGGTCATCTGGAAGGATGAATCGCTGGGCGCGGAATTCTACTACACCGACATTCCGGCGGACCTTGCCGACCAGGCTGCGGATTACCGCGCGAAGCTGGTCGAAATGGCCGTCGAAATGGACGACGCTCTGATGGAATCCTACCTCGAAGGCACCGAGCCGACGGAAGAGCAGCTGCACGCTTGCATTCGCAAGGGTGTGATCACCTCTTCCTTCGTTCCGGTTTTCCTGGGGTCGGCCTTCAAGAACAAGGGCGTGCAGCCGCTGCTGGATGCCGTTGTGACCTATCTGCCGTCGCCGCTCGACGTTAAGGCCGTTGTCGGTCGTAAGGTCGATTCGGAAGAAGAAGATACCCGTGCGACCTCGGACGAAGCGCCGATGTCGGGTCTCGCCTTCAAGATCATGAACGATCCGTTTGTCGGCTCGCTCACCTTCGTCCGCCTCTACTCGGGCGTGATGGAAGGCGGTTCCTACATTCTCAACACGGTGAAGAATAAGCGCGAACGCATCGGCCGCATGCTGCAGATGCACGCCAATAGCCGTGAAGACATTAAGGAAGCCCGCGCGGGCGACATCGTGGCGTTGGCCGGTCTGAAAGACACGACCACCGGCGACACGCTCTGCGATCCGAATGCGCCGATCGTCCTCGAACGCATG
Coding sequences:
- a CDS encoding P-II family nitrogen regulator, coding for MQTFPRKKIELIVESAYLSPMLAMIDATGATGYTVIRDLIGRGRHGERGREALGENSNVLIIVICTPVIADRILEGSQRILGDGFGIVTVSDVQVLRAEHF
- a CDS encoding sodium-dependent bicarbonate transport family permease, which translates into the protein MILDVAATNLLSPLILCFVLGLIAGAVKSDLEVPAPIAKGLSLYLMLAIGLKGGWSLAGSGVGWAAAPALLAAAGLSLLLPLPAYAFLRFGLGQDRPTAAAVAAHYGSISIVTFASAQAFLTQQGIGHEGYIVAMVAIMETPAIVTGIYLAQRGTTETNRHRGDLMREVLFNGSVMLLIGGLLIGWLTGGRGEAEVKPFFVDLFKGALCLFLLDIGLTVARRGAALRQLKAGLIAFGLMMPPVAAAAGLGTGLLLGLSLGGVTLLMLLCASASYIAVPAAMRLAVPKADPAIYMTLSLAVTFPFNITLGVPLYFAVARWALGA
- a CDS encoding methyl-accepting chemotaxis protein, with translation MKWLDRRSLLTKLLIAPVLATLFMAAMAGVFLSFVKEDEAATAEVVHAVSVSRAYAQAGTAVQQAHAALFRLVSFKMANMPDSMLNQISTEYSDKLKGVSEVFDKLAAFQGLSADAQGQIDTIRKEQKAYTEIAESIIRTIQNSGLGLDSSMVDAEQQNAFVVSLLETAIQEREAAISNTITALEQKRKEGSNRFLGLLGGAVAVAILVALAIARRTSRTLNRITEAMQEIADGNLETEVVGADRPDEVGAIAKALAVFKQQAIDKTALERAQAESKRQSRRALQDRMNQLATTFEKSVIGVVDMVIDSAGEICQMAEHTAERQETGSTSTLQVAGAADATLERAQTVSAAVEQLSKSVQEIGENMTRSVACTRQAVTDVDNAADQVRRLSEAATEIGQVVDLINQIAAQTNLLALNATIEAARAGDAGKGFAVVAGEVKNLAAQTGRATEDIAQRIARIRDETTGAVDGMTRIRKTIAEVNEIAAIVAAAVEEQEATTGEITRNVQGVATEMSRVTDAISTVTFGTIKSCSGAIEVLWAAEGLLTPAEQLGADVRDFITYIRQQDDEAA
- the rpsL gene encoding 30S ribosomal protein S12, which gives rise to MPTINQLIRAPRQAPRTRNKVPALEACPQKRGVCTRVYTTTPKKPNSALRKVARVRLTNGFEVTSYIPGEGHNLQEHSVVLIRGGRVKDLPGVRYHIIRGTLDTQGVKDRRQRRSKYGAKRPK
- the rpsG gene encoding 30S ribosomal protein S7, with amino-acid sequence MSRRRAAVRREVLPDAKFGDIVLTKFMNCLMYDGKKSAAEAIVYGALDKAENRAKAEGLKVFHEALGNVRPLVEVRSRRVGGATYQVPVEVRQDRAQALAIRWIIDSARKRSETTMIDRLSGELLDAANNRGSAVKKREDTHRMAEANRAFSHYRW
- the fusA gene encoding elongation factor G; its protein translation is MARTTPIERYRNIGIMAHIDAGKTTTTERVLYYTGKSYKIGEVHEGTATMDWMEQEQERGITITSAATTCFWKDHRINIIDTPGHVDFTIEVERSLRVLDGACAVFDSVAGVEPQSETVWRQADKYNVPRICFVNKMDRIGANFFRCVDMMVDRLGTRPMVMQLPIGAESDFVGMVDLVKMQAVIWKDESLGAEFYYTDIPADLADQAADYRAKLVEMAVEMDDALMESYLEGTEPTEEQLHACIRKGVITSSFVPVFLGSAFKNKGVQPLLDAVVTYLPSPLDVKAVVGRKVDSEEEDTRATSDEAPMSGLAFKIMNDPFVGSLTFVRLYSGVMEGGSYILNTVKNKRERIGRMLQMHANSREDIKEARAGDIVALAGLKDTTTGDTLCDPNAPIVLERMEFPEPVIEIAVEPKSKADQEKMSEALQRLAKEDPSFRVSVDHESGQTIIKGMGELHLEIIVDRMKREFKVDANIGAPQVAYRETISKKAEIDYTHKKQSGGSGQYARIKLVFEPQEAGQGFTFENKIVGGSVPKEYVPGVVKGLEGSMDTGVIAGFPVIDFKVQLIDGAYHDVDSSVLAFEIAARAAFKEGIQKAGPKLLEPIMSVEVVTPEDYMGDVIGDLNSRRGQVSGMDSRGNARVVSAMVPLANMFGYVNTLRSMSQGRAQYTMQFHHYEAVPQAVADEVRAKMA